From the Thomasclavelia ramosa DSM 1402 genome, the window CGTATTGACACATTGGAATCATTTCTTTTTCTTCTTCACGATACACTAAATTATACATATTCTGCATACTAATAAATTTTGCCCATCCATTCTTTTCTGCAATACTATTAGCTTTCACAAACTGCCAAGCATACATCGCACTAGCTCCAATATAACGAATTTTCCCCATTCTTACTAAATCATTCAACGCTTCCATTGTTTCTTCGATCGGAGTAGTATAATCCCAGCGATGAATAATATACAGATCGATATAATCCGTCTGTAATCTCTTTAGCGAATTTTCAACTTCTGTAAAAACAGCTTTGCGTGATAATCCTTTTGCATTAACACCATCAAACATTGGGTAATACAATTTAGTTGCAATTACAACATCTTCTCGATTAGCATAATCTTTTAATGCTTGTCCAAGAATTTCTTCGCTCGCACCAAGACTATAATAATTAGCTGTGTCAAAAAAGTTAATACCATGTTCTAGCGCATATTTAATAATTTCTCGAGCTTCTTTTTCTGCAGTTTTTCCAGGGATTCCCCCACGATCTAATTCACCAAATCCCATACATCCTAAACATATTTTAGAAACTTTTAATCCTGTTTTTCCTAAATTTACATATTCCATACTTTTCTCCTTAAATTAACTTTTATTTTTTGGTTTTAGTGGTCCATAAAAATATGCAGCAGTAGCCCCACCGTCAATTAAAAAATCTGCACCTGTAATAAATGCTCCTTGGGGTCCCATCAATAGTTCTGCTACATTTGCAACTTCATCAGCCGTTCCAGGCCGCCCAGCTGGACACTTTGCAAACATATTTTTATAAAAA encodes:
- a CDS encoding aldo/keto reductase; the encoded protein is MEYVNLGKTGLKVSKICLGCMGFGELDRGGIPGKTAEKEAREIIKYALEHGINFFDTANYYSLGASEEILGQALKDYANREDVVIATKLYYPMFDGVNAKGLSRKAVFTEVENSLKRLQTDYIDLYIIHRWDYTTPIEETMEALNDLVRMGKIRYIGASAMYAWQFVKANSIAEKNGWAKFISMQNMYNLVYREEEKEMIPMCQYENIALTPFSPLAHGVFNKAVDTPRTDGCGKLQNDYQLAHDCEIIKRVYELAKKYQKPTSQIALAWVLSKPYITSPLVGSSKINYLEDALQALDIVLTPDEIAYLEEPYVPHNQYGFR